A section of the Marinimicrobium koreense genome encodes:
- a CDS encoding sigma-70 family RNA polymerase sigma factor, with protein sequence MSKTGPGNGEGPDWGELLGRVAHHGDTAAFRKVYDHFAPRIKAYAINQGMNQQAEELVQEVMTSVWRNADKYRDSLASASTWIFTITRNQRIDLLRKKGRTKAEMTVDTEELWQIPTEDTTIRSIEAGSTEKKMKESILELPEDQMIAVRKVYYEGKTHQEVAEELNVPLGTLKGRLRLSMKKLRVMLEATEL encoded by the coding sequence ATGAGTAAAACAGGCCCCGGTAACGGGGAGGGCCCCGATTGGGGGGAACTGCTGGGTCGGGTCGCCCACCATGGCGACACTGCCGCGTTTCGCAAGGTGTATGACCACTTCGCGCCCAGAATCAAGGCCTATGCCATCAATCAGGGGATGAACCAGCAGGCCGAGGAGCTCGTTCAGGAAGTCATGACCAGCGTGTGGCGAAATGCCGACAAGTACCGCGACTCTCTGGCATCCGCCTCGACCTGGATTTTCACCATTACCCGGAATCAGCGCATTGATCTGCTCCGTAAGAAGGGCCGTACCAAGGCTGAAATGACGGTGGATACGGAAGAGTTGTGGCAGATCCCCACAGAGGACACCACGATCCGGTCCATCGAGGCGGGCTCGACAGAGAAGAAGATGAAGGAATCCATCCTTGAGCTGCCGGAAGATCAGATGATTGCGGTGCGCAAAGTCTATTATGAAGGTAAGACCCACCAAGAGGTGGCGGAAGAGTTGAACGTCCCCCTGGGAACACTGAAAGGCCGCCTGCGGCTTTCCATGAAAAAGTTAAGAGTGATGTTAGAGGCGACAGAACTATGA
- a CDS encoding ChrR family anti-sigma-E factor produces the protein MSAHHPDDLTLLEYSAGSLGLAQALAVSVHLGYCLQCQSQLRKLNALGGVLLSETRPASVGANDDQIPERSDVQNESLDKGFEQLMARIGSEEPRAEAPTGTSVSKRYHNPLERYLPSSLDELDWQQQTREIAKYDLTNVVDMGSARITLQRIKAGAKVPVHTHRGNELTVVLKGGFSDELGVYHAGDYIARDPSHHHSPTALQNEDCICLTVLDAPMRFTGPLMRWLNPLLAWKA, from the coding sequence ATGAGTGCACATCATCCCGACGACCTGACCCTGCTGGAGTACTCCGCCGGCAGCCTGGGGCTAGCACAGGCACTCGCGGTGTCCGTACACCTTGGGTATTGTCTGCAATGCCAGAGCCAGCTGCGCAAGCTGAACGCGCTCGGCGGCGTATTGTTGTCGGAAACCCGCCCCGCCAGTGTGGGGGCCAATGATGACCAGATTCCGGAGCGCAGCGATGTGCAGAACGAGTCTCTGGACAAGGGCTTCGAGCAGTTGATGGCACGCATCGGTTCTGAAGAGCCGCGCGCGGAAGCGCCAACCGGCACGTCAGTCTCCAAGCGCTACCATAACCCCCTGGAACGCTACCTGCCGTCCTCGCTGGATGAGCTTGACTGGCAGCAGCAGACCCGCGAGATTGCCAAGTACGATCTGACCAATGTGGTGGATATGGGCAGCGCCCGGATCACCCTGCAGCGCATCAAAGCCGGCGCCAAGGTGCCCGTGCACACGCACCGGGGCAACGAGTTGACTGTGGTCCTGAAAGGCGGGTTTTCCGATGAGCTCGGCGTGTATCATGCCGGGGACTATATCGCGCGGGACCCGAGCCACCACCACAGCCCGACGGCGCTGCAGAATGAGGATTGCATCTGTCTGACGGTGTTGGATGCGCCGATGCGGTTTACCGGGCCGTTGATGCGGTGGTTGAATCCTTTGTTGGCTTGGAAGGCGTAG
- the pnp gene encoding polyribonucleotide nucleotidyltransferase codes for MNPIIKKFQYGGETVTLETGRVARQATGAVMVTMGDTSVLCTVVGAKEAKPDQPFFPLSVHYQERAYAAGKIPGGFFKREGRPSEKETLTSRLIDRPIRPLFPKGFMNEVQVVCTVMSTCKEVDPDIPAMIGTSACLAVSGIPFDGPIGAARVGYTQDNGYLLNPNYAALKGSELDMVVAGTKDAVLMVESEAKELPEDIMLGAVLYAHQEMQVVIQACEELARDGGKPRWDWTPVQQNAELKAKVEAGFKDGIGEAYRITDKAERYAKLSELRSQAVEQLATEESGVSASEIEGLFASVEKQLVRSRIIAGEPRIDGRDSATVRPIEVEVGVLPKAHGSALFTRGETQALVVATLGNARDSQIIDALEGERKDPFMLHYNFPPYSVGECGRMGGTGRREIGHGRLARRGVGAVLPKEDEFPYTLRVVSEITESNGSSSMASVCGASLALMDAGVPLKAPVAGIAMGLVKDDDGFAVLTDILGDEDHLGDMDFKVAGTTSGITALQMDIKIQGITEQIMEIALEQALSARLHILGEMNKVLGKSRETVSDNAPRFETLKVHPDKIRDIIGKGGATIRSITEETGASIDIDDDGTVKVYADDGTALKAAVAKIEEITAEAEIGAIYEGKVVRIVDFGAFVNFLPGKDGLVHISQIADERVNAVSDYLKEGQMVKVKCLDVDQRGRIKLSIKEANADAQADAPASSEETTEE; via the coding sequence GTGAATCCGATCATCAAGAAATTTCAGTACGGCGGCGAAACCGTCACCCTGGAGACCGGGCGTGTTGCCCGCCAGGCAACCGGCGCCGTCATGGTCACCATGGGTGACACCTCGGTTCTGTGTACCGTGGTAGGGGCCAAAGAGGCCAAGCCGGACCAACCGTTTTTCCCGCTGTCCGTGCACTATCAGGAACGCGCCTACGCGGCCGGTAAAATTCCCGGCGGTTTCTTCAAGCGCGAGGGTCGTCCCTCCGAGAAAGAAACCCTGACCTCCCGCCTGATCGATCGCCCGATCCGTCCGCTGTTCCCCAAAGGTTTCATGAACGAAGTGCAGGTCGTGTGCACCGTCATGTCTACCTGTAAGGAAGTGGATCCGGATATCCCGGCCATGATCGGCACCTCCGCCTGTCTGGCCGTGTCGGGCATTCCGTTCGACGGCCCGATCGGCGCCGCTCGTGTGGGCTACACCCAGGACAATGGCTACCTGCTCAACCCCAACTACGCTGCTCTGAAAGGCTCTGAGCTGGACATGGTGGTTGCCGGTACCAAAGACGCGGTTCTGATGGTCGAATCCGAAGCCAAAGAGCTGCCGGAAGACATCATGCTGGGTGCGGTTCTGTACGCTCACCAGGAAATGCAGGTGGTGATTCAGGCCTGTGAAGAGCTGGCCCGTGACGGTGGCAAGCCCCGTTGGGACTGGACTCCGGTCCAGCAGAATGCCGAACTCAAGGCAAAAGTCGAAGCCGGTTTCAAAGACGGTATCGGCGAAGCCTACCGCATTACCGACAAGGCCGAGCGCTATGCCAAGCTGTCCGAGCTGCGCTCCCAGGCGGTAGAACAACTGGCCACCGAGGAGTCCGGTGTCAGCGCCAGCGAAATCGAAGGTCTGTTCGCCAGCGTGGAAAAGCAGCTGGTGCGCTCGCGCATCATCGCCGGTGAGCCCCGTATCGACGGCCGCGACAGCGCCACCGTTCGCCCGATTGAAGTGGAAGTGGGTGTCCTGCCCAAGGCCCACGGCTCGGCCTTGTTTACCCGTGGTGAGACCCAGGCTTTGGTCGTGGCCACCCTCGGTAACGCCCGCGACTCCCAGATCATCGATGCTCTGGAAGGCGAGCGCAAAGACCCCTTCATGCTGCACTACAACTTCCCGCCCTACTCAGTAGGCGAGTGTGGTCGTATGGGCGGTACCGGTCGTCGTGAGATCGGTCACGGCCGTCTGGCCCGTCGCGGTGTGGGCGCGGTTCTGCCCAAAGAAGACGAATTTCCCTACACCCTGCGTGTGGTCAGTGAAATCACCGAGTCCAACGGTTCCAGCTCCATGGCCTCCGTCTGTGGCGCCAGTCTGGCGCTGATGGATGCCGGTGTGCCGCTGAAGGCGCCGGTGGCGGGTATTGCCATGGGTCTGGTGAAAGACGATGACGGTTTCGCCGTTCTGACCGATATCCTGGGTGATGAAGACCACCTGGGTGACATGGACTTTAAAGTGGCCGGTACCACCAGTGGTATCACCGCGCTGCAGATGGATATCAAAATCCAGGGCATTACCGAGCAGATCATGGAAATCGCTCTGGAGCAGGCCCTGAGCGCCCGCCTGCACATTCTGGGTGAAATGAACAAGGTGCTGGGCAAGTCCCGCGAAACCGTGAGCGACAATGCGCCGCGCTTTGAAACCCTGAAAGTGCATCCGGACAAGATCCGCGACATCATCGGTAAAGGCGGTGCGACCATTCGCTCCATCACCGAAGAGACCGGTGCGTCCATCGACATCGACGATGACGGCACCGTGAAAGTGTACGCCGACGATGGCACCGCGCTGAAGGCGGCTGTGGCCAAGATCGAAGAAATTACCGCCGAGGCGGAAATTGGCGCGATCTACGAAGGCAAAGTGGTCCGTATTGTCGACTTCGGTGCGTTCGTCAACTTCCTGCCGGGTAAAGACGGTCTGGTACACATCTCCCAGATCGCCGATGAGCGCGTGAATGCGGTCAGCGACTACCTGAAAGAAGGTCAGATGGTGAAGGTCAAGTGTCTGGACGTCGACCAGCGCGGCCGCATCAAACTGTCTATCAAGGAAGCCAACGCCGACGCGCAAGCGGACGCTCCGGCCTCCAGCGAGGAAACCACCGAGGAGTAA
- the rpsO gene encoding 30S ribosomal protein S15 yields the protein MALSAAEKAEVVKEYQQAEGDTGSPEVQVALLTININKLQEHFADHKQDHHSRRGLIRMVNQRRKLLDYLKGKSTKRYADLIQKLGLRR from the coding sequence ATGGCACTGAGTGCTGCAGAAAAAGCTGAAGTGGTTAAAGAGTACCAGCAGGCTGAAGGTGATACCGGTTCTCCGGAAGTTCAGGTAGCGTTGTTGACCATCAACATCAACAAGCTGCAGGAGCACTTCGCAGATCACAAACAGGATCACCACTCGCGCCGCGGTCTTATCCGCATGGTTAACCAGCGTCGTAAGCTGCTGGACTACCTGAAGGGTAAGAGCACCAAGCGTTATGCTGACCTGATTCAGAAACTGGGTCTGCGTCGGTAA
- the truB gene encoding tRNA pseudouridine(55) synthase TruB, with product MARRRKGRPIDGVLLLNKTAGMSSNHALQRAKRLFFAAKAGHTGSLDPLATGLLPLCFGEATKFSQFLLDAEKGYQSTFRLGVVTSTGDAEGEVLHESDASGVTREQVERALEQFVGDIEQVPPMFSALKLNGQPLYKLAREGKEVERKPRPVTIHRIDLLDFRPGPQAEIDVEVLCTKGTYIRTLAEDVGQALDCGARVERLHRTRSGPFDVANAVSLEALEAERGEGMAELLDHHLLPADTPVAALPALVLPADSAYYFRQGNPVMDPQVYRLGDEGDMVRVFGESTASSEEPRFLGLGELDDEGRVAPKRLVAASVPQ from the coding sequence ATGGCGCGTCGTCGCAAAGGTCGTCCGATTGACGGCGTACTGCTGCTGAACAAAACTGCCGGGATGTCCTCCAACCATGCATTACAGCGGGCCAAAAGGCTGTTTTTCGCCGCCAAGGCGGGGCATACCGGCAGTCTTGATCCCCTGGCCACCGGGCTGTTACCGCTGTGCTTTGGTGAGGCCACCAAATTTTCCCAGTTTCTGCTGGATGCGGAGAAGGGTTACCAGAGCACGTTTCGCCTGGGTGTGGTCACCAGCACCGGTGATGCCGAGGGTGAGGTGCTGCACGAGTCCGATGCCTCGGGCGTGACCCGCGAACAGGTAGAGCGGGCGCTGGAGCAGTTTGTTGGGGATATTGAGCAGGTTCCGCCCATGTTCTCGGCGCTCAAACTCAACGGCCAGCCGCTGTACAAACTGGCCCGGGAAGGTAAAGAGGTCGAGCGCAAGCCCCGGCCGGTGACCATTCACCGGATCGACCTGCTGGACTTTCGGCCGGGCCCCCAGGCGGAGATTGACGTCGAAGTCCTCTGCACCAAGGGCACTTATATTCGTACCCTCGCGGAAGACGTGGGCCAGGCACTGGACTGCGGCGCCCGGGTGGAGCGGCTGCACCGCACTCGCAGCGGGCCCTTCGATGTGGCCAACGCCGTCAGCCTGGAAGCGCTGGAGGCGGAGCGGGGCGAGGGCATGGCGGAGCTGCTGGACCACCACCTGCTCCCGGCGGACACCCCGGTCGCGGCCCTGCCGGCACTGGTACTGCCCGCCGACAGTGCCTACTACTTCCGCCAGGGCAACCCGGTGATGGACCCCCAGGTCTACCGTCTGGGCGATGAAGGTGATATGGTGCGGGTCTTCGGTGAAAGCACCGCGAGCTCGGAAGAACCCCGATTTCTGGGCCTTGGCGAGCTGGACGACGAGGGTCGGGTGGCGCCCAAGCGGCTGGTGGCCGCCAGCGTGCCCCAGTGA
- the rbfA gene encoding 30S ribosome-binding factor RbfA: MPREFTRSDRVSDAIQRLLAQLIPQEIRDPRIGMVNINDVTVTRDMAFAKVYVTFVGNDSDEQGVEGAKRLNGAAGFLRTLLAKEMNMRTVPRLQFLYDKTAIRGQELSNLIDRAVADDKARHHDESDGEA; the protein is encoded by the coding sequence ATGCCCAGAGAATTTACCCGCTCGGACCGGGTGTCCGATGCGATCCAGCGGCTCCTGGCACAGTTGATTCCCCAGGAAATCCGCGACCCACGCATCGGGATGGTAAACATCAACGATGTCACCGTGACCCGTGATATGGCCTTCGCCAAGGTGTACGTCACCTTCGTAGGCAATGACAGCGACGAGCAGGGCGTGGAAGGCGCCAAGCGTCTGAACGGTGCCGCGGGCTTCCTGCGCACCCTGCTGGCCAAAGAAATGAACATGCGCACGGTTCCGCGCCTGCAGTTTCTGTACGACAAGACGGCCATTCGTGGTCAGGAGCTGTCCAACCTGATCGATCGGGCCGTGGCGGATGACAAGGCCCGTCACCACGATGAGTCCGACGGGGAGGCCTGA
- the infB gene encoding translation initiation factor IF-2 gives MAEVTVSELAKSVGAPVERLLKQMQEAGLSQKTEDALVSDEEKQTLLTYLKTSHGESSDGPKKITLKRKTTTTLKTGSGAARKTVNVEVRKKRTYVKRDPQEVQAEEEALEAEKIAAENAAAEEARARKLAEEKAAAEAKAAEEAEAKARAEQAESSAEAPADEAKTEEAKSEETPAEPTRPSFVDDAEEIRIRAQERRKAEEAKREAELKALEEVRRAQEEARAERAAAAPVAPPAEKEDTKHGKKEKRHSKPFDEEEGNKHRKRAGGKGKRSMGPKKNSKADIYAMVEDETESEEVLARRRSVRAAHKASNKHAFKKPTGKIIRDVEIPETITVGELAQRMSVKSGEVIKQLMKMGVMATINQPLEQDTAQLLVEEYGHNAVLKSEDEIEHKLEEELEVKVQGEGKPRAPVVTVMGHVDHGKTSLLDYIRKTKVASGEAGGITQHIGAYRVKTSQGEVAFLDTPGHAAFTAMRARGAQCTDVVILVVAADDGVMPQTEEAIQHSKAAGVPIVVAINKCDKENADPERVKNELAAKEVIPEEWGGDTQFIEVSAHTGAGIDELLEAVSLQAEILELKAVEDAPAQGVVVESRVEKGRGVVATLLVQQGTLNHGDLVLAGQSYGRVRAMTNELGQQVKSVGPSSPVEILGLDNAPSAGDDFAVLEDERKAREVAEFRADKERKEKLQRQQAAKLENMFANMESDQKKILPVVVKADVRGSLEAIQSSLMEIGNEEVQVNIVSSGVGGITENDVNLALTSGAIVFGFNVRAPAGTRRLAENEGVEIRYYSIIYQLLDDVKSALSGMLEPERVETIVGIADVREVFSSPKFGQVAGCMVTEGTVYRNKPIRVLRDNVVIFEGELESLRRYKDDVNEVRNGMECGIGVKNYDVKVGDQIEVFEVKEVARQL, from the coding sequence ATGGCAGAAGTAACAGTTAGCGAACTCGCCAAATCTGTGGGCGCACCGGTCGAGCGTCTGCTGAAGCAGATGCAAGAGGCCGGCTTGAGCCAGAAAACCGAAGACGCACTGGTGTCTGACGAGGAAAAGCAAACGTTGCTGACCTACCTCAAGACCAGCCATGGGGAGTCTTCGGACGGGCCCAAGAAGATTACGCTCAAGCGCAAAACCACCACTACCCTGAAAACCGGTAGTGGCGCGGCGCGCAAGACGGTAAACGTGGAAGTGCGCAAGAAGCGCACCTACGTCAAGCGCGATCCTCAAGAAGTGCAGGCCGAGGAAGAGGCGTTGGAGGCCGAGAAGATAGCGGCGGAAAATGCGGCGGCCGAAGAAGCTCGCGCACGCAAGTTGGCTGAAGAGAAAGCAGCGGCCGAAGCGAAAGCCGCGGAAGAAGCGGAAGCCAAAGCTCGTGCCGAACAGGCCGAGAGCAGCGCGGAAGCGCCTGCAGACGAGGCCAAGACCGAAGAGGCTAAGTCCGAAGAGACCCCGGCGGAGCCGACGCGTCCGTCCTTTGTCGACGACGCGGAAGAAATCCGTATTCGCGCTCAGGAGCGTCGCAAAGCGGAAGAAGCCAAGCGCGAAGCCGAGCTGAAAGCGCTTGAAGAAGTGCGTCGTGCCCAGGAAGAAGCTCGTGCAGAGCGGGCTGCGGCAGCACCGGTGGCGCCGCCGGCCGAAAAGGAAGACACCAAACACGGCAAGAAAGAAAAGCGTCACAGTAAGCCGTTTGATGAGGAAGAAGGTAACAAGCATCGCAAGCGCGCTGGCGGCAAGGGCAAGCGTTCCATGGGCCCGAAGAAGAACTCCAAGGCCGATATTTATGCGATGGTGGAAGATGAAACGGAATCCGAAGAGGTTCTGGCTCGTCGCCGCAGTGTTCGCGCGGCCCACAAAGCCTCTAATAAACACGCATTCAAAAAACCGACAGGTAAGATTATTCGCGACGTAGAAATTCCCGAGACCATCACTGTGGGCGAACTGGCCCAGCGGATGAGCGTCAAGTCGGGCGAAGTGATCAAGCAATTGATGAAAATGGGCGTTATGGCCACCATCAACCAGCCACTGGAGCAGGATACCGCCCAGTTGCTGGTCGAAGAGTACGGCCACAACGCGGTGCTCAAGAGCGAAGACGAAATCGAGCACAAGCTCGAGGAAGAGCTGGAAGTGAAGGTGCAGGGCGAAGGTAAGCCGCGCGCCCCGGTGGTGACCGTGATGGGTCACGTCGACCACGGCAAGACCTCGCTCCTGGACTACATTCGTAAAACCAAGGTGGCCTCCGGCGAAGCCGGTGGTATCACCCAGCACATTGGTGCCTACCGGGTGAAAACCAGCCAGGGCGAAGTCGCCTTCCTGGATACCCCCGGCCACGCCGCGTTTACCGCCATGCGTGCCCGCGGTGCCCAGTGTACTGACGTGGTGATTCTGGTGGTGGCCGCCGACGATGGCGTGATGCCCCAGACCGAAGAGGCGATTCAGCACTCCAAGGCCGCCGGTGTACCCATCGTGGTTGCCATCAACAAGTGCGACAAGGAAAACGCCGACCCCGAGCGGGTGAAGAACGAGCTGGCCGCGAAGGAAGTGATTCCGGAAGAGTGGGGCGGTGATACCCAGTTCATCGAAGTCTCGGCCCACACCGGCGCCGGTATCGATGAGCTGCTGGAAGCCGTGTCTCTGCAAGCCGAAATTCTGGAGCTCAAAGCGGTAGAAGATGCGCCGGCTCAGGGCGTGGTGGTTGAATCGCGCGTTGAGAAGGGCCGCGGTGTCGTGGCGACTCTGCTGGTACAGCAGGGCACCCTGAACCACGGCGACCTGGTGCTGGCTGGACAGAGCTATGGCCGTGTGCGCGCCATGACCAACGAGCTGGGCCAGCAGGTCAAGTCCGTCGGGCCGTCCTCGCCGGTTGAGATCCTGGGCCTCGATAATGCCCCTAGTGCCGGTGATGACTTCGCCGTGCTGGAAGACGAGCGTAAGGCTCGTGAAGTTGCCGAGTTCCGCGCTGACAAAGAGCGTAAGGAAAAGCTGCAGCGTCAGCAGGCGGCCAAGCTGGAAAACATGTTTGCCAATATGGAAAGCGACCAGAAGAAAATTCTGCCGGTCGTGGTCAAGGCGGACGTGCGCGGCTCGCTGGAAGCCATCCAGTCTTCGCTCATGGAAATCGGCAACGAGGAAGTGCAGGTCAACATCGTATCCTCCGGTGTCGGCGGCATTACCGAAAACGATGTCAACCTGGCGTTGACCTCCGGTGCCATTGTCTTTGGTTTCAACGTCCGGGCGCCGGCCGGTACCCGTCGTCTGGCTGAGAACGAAGGCGTCGAGATTCGCTATTACAGCATCATTTATCAGCTGCTGGATGACGTGAAGAGCGCCCTGAGCGGTATGCTCGAGCCGGAGCGTGTCGAAACCATCGTCGGTATTGCCGATGTACGCGAAGTGTTCAGCTCGCCCAAGTTCGGCCAAGTCGCCGGTTGTATGGTGACCGAAGGCACCGTGTACCGGAACAAGCCGATTCGCGTTCTGCGCGATAACGTGGTGATCTTCGAAGGGGAGCTTGAATCCCTGCGTCGTTACAAAGACGATGTCAACGAAGTGCGTAACGGCATGGAGTGCGGTATTGGCGTGAAGAACTACGACGTGAAGGTCGGTGATCAGATCGAAGTGTTCGAAGTGAAGGAAGTTGCCCGTCAACTGTAA
- the nusA gene encoding transcription termination factor NusA yields MNKEILLVADAVSNEKGVEKEIIFQAIETALATATKKRFDEDSNIEVLIDRATGDYETFRTWEVVSDDVVAELGTQLTTEEAAEKDPDLKVGDICREKIENVEFGRIAAQTAKQVIVQKVREAERAQMVEEYRDQVGELVSGTVKKVTRDSIIVDLGNNAEGLLPRDQLVGREIFRVGDRVRALLQDVRNETRGPQLFLSRSCPEMLIELFKIEVPEIAEEVIEIKGAARDPGLRAKIAVNTNDGRIDPVGACVGMRGSRVQAVSNELGNERVDIVLWDDNPAQFVINAMSPAEIESIVVDEDTGSMDLAVGEDNLAMAIGRGGQNVRLASELTGWDINVMSVEEWQSKQEEESGSYIELFMNALDVDEDVAGVLVEEGFTSLEEVAYVPLDEMLAIEGFDEDIAEELRARAKDALLTQALASEESSEPADDLLNMEGMDEALAKTLAGRGIVTMEDLAEQAIDDLLDIDGMDEERAAALIMKAREPWFA; encoded by the coding sequence ATGAACAAAGAAATTTTGTTGGTCGCCGATGCGGTGTCAAATGAAAAAGGTGTGGAAAAAGAAATTATTTTCCAGGCCATCGAAACTGCGCTGGCCACGGCAACCAAAAAGCGTTTTGATGAGGACTCGAATATTGAAGTTCTGATCGATCGTGCCACCGGCGACTATGAAACCTTCCGTACCTGGGAGGTGGTCAGTGATGATGTGGTGGCCGAGCTGGGCACCCAGTTGACCACTGAAGAGGCGGCTGAAAAAGATCCCGACCTCAAGGTGGGTGATATCTGCCGCGAGAAAATCGAAAACGTCGAGTTTGGCCGGATTGCCGCCCAGACTGCCAAGCAGGTGATCGTACAGAAAGTTCGGGAAGCCGAGCGCGCCCAGATGGTGGAAGAGTATCGCGACCAGGTCGGTGAGCTGGTCAGCGGCACCGTGAAAAAAGTGACGCGCGATAGTATCATTGTGGACCTCGGCAATAATGCCGAAGGCCTGTTGCCACGGGACCAACTGGTCGGTCGGGAGATCTTCCGGGTCGGTGATCGCGTGCGCGCTCTGCTGCAGGATGTCCGCAATGAAACGCGGGGGCCGCAGCTGTTCTTGAGCCGTTCCTGCCCGGAAATGCTGATCGAGCTGTTCAAGATCGAGGTGCCGGAAATTGCCGAAGAAGTCATCGAGATCAAGGGCGCCGCACGGGATCCCGGCCTGCGCGCCAAGATCGCCGTCAACACCAACGATGGCCGCATCGACCCGGTCGGTGCCTGTGTGGGCATGCGCGGTTCCCGCGTTCAGGCCGTGTCCAACGAGCTGGGCAACGAGCGGGTGGACATCGTGCTGTGGGACGACAACCCCGCGCAGTTCGTGATCAACGCCATGTCGCCGGCCGAAATTGAGTCCATCGTGGTGGATGAAGACACTGGCTCCATGGACCTGGCGGTCGGGGAAGACAATCTTGCCATGGCCATTGGTCGCGGTGGTCAGAACGTCCGCCTGGCCAGTGAGCTGACCGGCTGGGACATCAACGTGATGAGCGTGGAAGAGTGGCAGTCCAAGCAGGAAGAGGAATCCGGCAGCTATATTGAGCTGTTCATGAATGCGTTGGATGTCGACGAAGATGTGGCTGGCGTTCTGGTGGAAGAGGGCTTCACCTCCCTGGAAGAAGTGGCCTATGTACCGCTGGATGAAATGCTCGCCATTGAAGGTTTTGATGAAGACATTGCCGAAGAGTTGCGTGCGCGTGCCAAAGACGCGCTGCTGACTCAGGCCCTGGCCTCGGAAGAAAGCTCAGAGCCGGCGGATGACCTGCTCAATATGGAAGGTATGGATGAGGCCCTGGCGAAAACGCTGGCGGGCCGCGGTATCGTCACAATGGAAGACCTGGCTGAACAGGCTATTGATGACCTGCTGGACATCGACGGCATGGATGAAGAGCGCGCAGCGGCGCTGATCATGAAGGCGCGCGAGCCCTGGTTTGCCTGA
- the rimP gene encoding ribosome maturation factor RimP has protein sequence MASKQEQLHALIAPVVEALECELWGLEYLTQGRYSTLRIYIDRPGEEGVNLEDCERVSRQVSSLMDVEDPITNRYTLEVSSPGMDRPLFTPEQYAHYIGEVISLKTRAPVAGRRKFKGQLQAVEGDSVVLIVDGAEHTLSIGSIEKANLVPRF, from the coding sequence ATGGCGTCCAAACAGGAACAGCTGCACGCGCTGATCGCGCCCGTTGTTGAAGCGCTGGAGTGTGAACTCTGGGGGTTGGAGTATCTGACCCAGGGGCGTTACTCCACGCTGCGCATCTATATTGATCGCCCGGGTGAGGAAGGCGTTAATCTGGAAGACTGCGAACGGGTCAGTCGTCAGGTGAGCAGCCTTATGGATGTGGAAGATCCCATTACCAACCGCTACACCCTCGAGGTGTCATCGCCGGGAATGGATCGGCCACTGTTTACGCCCGAACAATATGCGCACTATATCGGTGAAGTGATTTCATTGAAGACCCGGGCCCCGGTCGCGGGTCGGCGCAAGTTCAAAGGTCAATTACAGGCGGTTGAGGGGGACTCGGTAGTCTTGATAGTGGATGGTGCGGAGCACACGCTGTCGATCGGGTCGATTGAAAAAGCGAATTTGGTCCCACGCTTTTAA
- a CDS encoding DUF4399 domain-containing protein: MTHLLRTLLGTATLALAALSAQADSPSAYIISPSDGATVTSPVTVKFGLKGMGVAPAGVERDNTGHHHLLIDLETLPDLDMPIPADDQHVHFGGGQTETTVELEPGEHTLQLLLGDHLHRPHDEPVVSEKITITVSE, encoded by the coding sequence ATGACACATCTACTACGCACTTTACTGGGCACCGCCACCCTTGCCCTGGCGGCGCTTTCCGCCCAGGCCGACAGTCCCAGCGCCTATATCATTTCCCCGAGCGATGGCGCTACGGTCACCAGCCCGGTCACCGTGAAATTCGGCCTCAAGGGCATGGGCGTGGCCCCGGCGGGCGTTGAGCGGGACAATACCGGGCACCATCACCTGTTGATTGACCTGGAGACACTGCCCGACCTGGACATGCCGATTCCGGCGGACGATCAACACGTCCACTTCGGCGGCGGCCAGACCGAGACGACGGTGGAGCTGGAGCCCGGCGAGCACACGCTGCAGCTCCTGCTGGGGGACCACCTGCACCGTCCTCACGACGAGCCGGTGGTATCCGAGAAGATCACCATTACGGTCAGCGAGTAA
- a CDS encoding DUF3094 family protein, with protein MHNPQLTPEDQARVDAVTRRGVNSVERKPFRLWTLLGVILLVLTMLSGVSFMIARIQGVV; from the coding sequence GTGCATAACCCTCAATTGACCCCGGAAGATCAGGCGCGCGTTGATGCGGTTACCCGTCGGGGTGTGAATAGTGTCGAGCGCAAGCCGTTCCGGCTCTGGACGTTACTGGGAGTGATTTTGCTGGTGCTGACGATGCTCAGCGGGGTGAGTTTTATGATTGCCCGTATTCAGGGCGTGGTCTGA